In Flavobacterium gelatinilyticum, a genomic segment contains:
- the prfA gene encoding peptide chain release factor 1: MLDRLQYVKQRFDEISDLIIQPDVISDQKRYKQLNQEYKSIKALVEKREEYIVVLANIDEANEIIADGSDAEMVEMAKMQLDEAKERLPELEEEIKFMLIPKDPEDAKNVMVEIRAGTGGDEASIFAGDLFRMYTKYCETQGWRTSVVDMNEGTSGGFKEVIFEVTGEDVYGTLKFEAGVHRVQRVPQTETQGRVHTSAATVMVLPEAEEFDVQVDMNDVRVDFFCSSGPGGQSVNTTKSAVRLTHIPTGLVAQCQDEKSQHKNKDKALMVLRSRLYEMELAKKQEEDAKKRSSQVSSGDRSAKIRTYNYAQGRVTDHRVGLTLYDLGNIMNGDIQKIVSELQLVNNMEKLKEASEVY; encoded by the coding sequence ATGTTAGATAGACTTCAGTATGTAAAGCAGCGTTTTGATGAGATTTCGGATTTGATTATTCAGCCGGATGTTATTTCTGATCAAAAGCGTTATAAACAGCTCAATCAGGAATATAAAAGTATTAAGGCTCTGGTTGAAAAGAGAGAAGAATACATTGTAGTTTTGGCAAATATCGATGAGGCTAACGAAATTATTGCTGACGGCAGTGATGCCGAAATGGTAGAAATGGCCAAAATGCAGTTGGATGAAGCCAAAGAGCGTCTGCCGGAATTAGAGGAAGAAATCAAATTTATGCTGATTCCTAAAGATCCTGAAGATGCTAAAAACGTAATGGTGGAGATTCGTGCCGGAACGGGAGGGGATGAAGCAAGTATCTTTGCAGGAGATTTATTCAGAATGTATACTAAATATTGCGAAACACAGGGATGGAGAACATCTGTTGTGGATATGAACGAAGGTACTTCGGGAGGTTTCAAAGAGGTTATTTTTGAAGTAACCGGAGAGGATGTGTACGGAACATTGAAGTTTGAAGCGGGTGTTCACCGTGTACAGCGTGTACCGCAAACAGAAACTCAGGGACGTGTACATACATCTGCAGCAACCGTAATGGTATTGCCGGAAGCAGAAGAGTTTGACGTTCAGGTGGATATGAACGACGTTCGTGTGGATTTCTTCTGTTCATCAGGACCAGGAGGACAGTCGGTAAATACTACGAAATCGGCAGTACGTTTAACGCACATTCCAACCGGATTAGTAGCGCAGTGTCAGGACGAAAAATCACAGCACAAGAATAAAGATAAAGCTTTAATGGTATTGCGTTCTCGTTTGTACGAAATGGAATTAGCCAAAAAGCAGGAAGAAGATGCGAAAAAACGAAGCTCTCAGGTAAGTTCCGGAGACCGTTCGGCTAAAATTCGTACCTACAACTACGCTCAAGGCCGTGTAACGGATCACCGTGTAGGTTTAACGCTTTACGATTTAGGAAACATCATGAATGGCGATATTCAGAAAATTGTATCTGAACTTCAGCTGGTTAACAACATGGAGAAATTGAAAGAAGCATCGGAGGTTTACTAA
- a CDS encoding DUF262 domain-containing protein, with protein MFNGNRILEIPFFQRAYVWGEDQWERLLEDMKKVSLSNKPYFLANLYGHGLQIRANGLL; from the coding sequence ATTTTTAATGGAAATAGAATTTTAGAAATTCCATTTTTTCAAAGGGCATATGTTTGGGGAGAGGATCAATGGGAAAGATTATTGGAAGATATGAAAAAAGTAAGTTTATCAAACAAACCATACTTTTTAGCCAATCTTTACGGGCACGGATTGCAAATCCGCGCTAACGGGTTACTATAG
- a CDS encoding DUF262 domain-containing protein gives MEDDLELSNIEQVDSIEQDYANDDLFNITSWGADMSFRELISMYDDDELLKPELQRKYVWEKAEASRFIESILLGLPIPSIFLANTPEGNKLIIDGYQRIMTVYDYVKKGVFSKDNKTFKLTNNEKINQRWRGKAFNELNEFDQKKIRQTTIHAIIFEQKHPKESDSSLFQIFERINTSGKILKPQEIRNCVYQGNLNSLLFTLNKNEFWRDLFGQNEDARMNDLEFILRFFALSDNEIKSKSDGQISLKLFLNNFMGKKQNNSKSFIENKRKEFQTTMEFVFENFGVNAFKNINSENSYLTRFHPTIFDSISIATNFVINIKNLKIKLENAEIKHKELLSNTEYKVYTSSRTTNIEHINGRINLACRILYGVNYE, from the coding sequence ATGGAAGACGATTTAGAATTATCAAATATTGAACAAGTTGATTCAATTGAACAAGATTATGCTAATGACGATTTATTTAATATTACTTCATGGGGAGCCGATATGTCATTTAGAGAGTTAATTAGTATGTACGATGATGATGAACTTTTAAAGCCCGAACTACAACGAAAGTATGTATGGGAAAAAGCAGAAGCAAGTAGATTTATTGAGTCAATTCTACTCGGTCTTCCAATACCTTCAATTTTCTTAGCAAATACACCAGAAGGTAACAAACTAATTATTGATGGATATCAAAGAATTATGACCGTTTACGATTATGTAAAAAAAGGTGTTTTCTCAAAAGATAATAAAACATTCAAACTTACTAATAATGAAAAAATTAATCAACGATGGAGAGGAAAAGCCTTTAATGAATTAAATGAATTTGATCAAAAAAAAATTAGACAGACAACAATACATGCAATAATTTTTGAACAAAAGCATCCAAAAGAAAGTGATTCAAGTCTTTTTCAAATTTTTGAGAGAATCAATACAAGTGGAAAAATATTAAAACCACAAGAGATAAGGAATTGTGTTTATCAAGGTAATTTAAACTCTTTACTATTTACATTAAACAAAAATGAATTCTGGAGAGATTTATTTGGACAAAATGAAGATGCCAGAATGAATGATTTAGAATTTATATTAAGATTCTTTGCTCTTTCGGATAACGAAATCAAATCAAAAAGTGATGGTCAAATTTCATTAAAACTTTTTTTAAATAATTTTATGGGCAAAAAACAAAATAATAGTAAATCTTTCATCGAAAATAAAAGAAAAGAATTTCAAACAACAATGGAATTTGTATTTGAAAATTTTGGAGTAAATGCTTTTAAAAATATAAATTCCGAAAACTCTTACCTGACAAGATTTCATCCAACCATTTTTGATTCAATATCTATAGCCACTAATTTCGTCATAAATATTAAGAATTTAAAAATTAAGTTGGAGAATGCAGAGATTAAACATAAAGAATTATTATCAAATACTGAATATAAAGTTTACACTTCATCAAGAACAACAAATATTGAGCATATTAATGGGAGAATAAATTTGGCATGTAGAATATTATACGGTGTAAATTATGAATAA
- a CDS encoding HEPN domain-containing protein, which translates to MNNQTAQDLIDECENDLERIEKIIEVLTSTNPAVPFLSKYSIIKTCGTLEQCFKIIISDFCSQNQNQQIRNYIDITFRESSINPSIDNIHKSLCRFDSNWNETFKNLLKCDSNKDRIKLSISSLNNARNQFAHGGNPGITFNDVKDYFEDAKTVISYLDQSVI; encoded by the coding sequence ATGAATAATCAAACTGCCCAAGATTTAATAGATGAATGTGAAAATGATTTAGAAAGAATTGAAAAAATTATAGAAGTCTTAACAAGTACAAATCCTGCTGTTCCATTTCTAAGTAAATATTCCATAATTAAAACATGTGGTACTTTAGAGCAATGTTTTAAAATTATAATATCTGATTTTTGTAGCCAGAACCAAAATCAACAAATAAGAAATTATATAGATATAACATTTAGAGAAAGCTCTATAAATCCAAGTATTGATAATATTCATAAATCATTATGTAGATTCGACAGTAATTGGAATGAAACATTTAAAAACTTATTGAAATGTGATTCTAACAAAGATCGAATAAAATTATCAATATCATCTTTAAATAATGCTAGGAATCAATTTGCACATGGAGGAAATCCTGGAATTACTTTCAATGACGTTAAAGATTATTTTGAGGATGCAAAAACAGTTATTTCTTACTTAGATCAATCAGTAATATAA
- a CDS encoding CBS domain-containing protein, producing the protein MNKLEAFFLEIKKDKQSKRIPTATITQLYGVSRRGPRVIYTVNLWLEKYELIMEPTYASANAYHHVEIKLKPTIGINSEIKKPKYSDAIPRVSIIKSSDLNDSETNEFKLVTVRKEMPIQEVVSLMLYHNFSQIPILSSKKDVYGLVSWKSIGRALALGKECKTVADCFEPIEIINYDEPLFKAIKIVLEKEVILVRDIKNEISGIVTATDIGQQFLILSEPFLLIEQIENSIRIILNDKLTYEDINKVLDLTKIEKEIKHLSDLTFGHYVRIFENEDLFKKIDLKIDRVLLRKMLTDVNKVRNEVMHFSPEEMKEDDLAELRRIQRFIQQIMENI; encoded by the coding sequence ATGAACAAATTAGAAGCATTTTTTTTAGAAATAAAAAAAGACAAGCAATCAAAAAGAATTCCAACCGCTACAATAACACAACTATACGGGGTTTCACGCAGAGGCCCAAGGGTAATCTATACTGTAAATTTGTGGCTTGAAAAATATGAACTAATCATGGAACCCACCTATGCAAGTGCAAATGCATATCATCATGTAGAAATAAAACTAAAACCAACCATAGGTATTAATTCTGAGATCAAAAAACCTAAGTACTCTGATGCAATTCCTCGAGTTAGCATTATCAAATCTTCTGATCTGAATGATTCTGAAACTAATGAATTCAAACTTGTTACTGTTCGAAAAGAAATGCCAATACAAGAAGTTGTTTCTCTTATGCTATATCATAATTTTTCCCAAATACCAATATTATCGAGTAAAAAAGATGTGTATGGACTAGTAAGTTGGAAAAGCATTGGTAGAGCTCTAGCTCTTGGTAAAGAATGTAAAACAGTCGCCGATTGTTTTGAACCAATTGAAATTATCAATTACGACGAACCTTTATTCAAAGCAATAAAAATAGTACTCGAAAAAGAAGTTATATTAGTTAGAGATATTAAAAACGAAATATCTGGTATAGTAACTGCGACTGATATTGGTCAGCAATTTTTAATTCTTTCTGAACCATTCCTTCTGATTGAGCAAATAGAAAATTCAATAAGAATTATATTGAATGATAAATTAACTTATGAGGACATTAATAAAGTTTTAGATCTGACAAAAATCGAAAAAGAAATAAAACATTTATCAGATTTGACTTTTGGACACTATGTTAGAATATTTGAAAATGAAGATTTGTTTAAAAAAATCGATCTCAAAATAGACCGCGTTTTACTTCGAAAAATGCTAACAGACGTAAACAAAGTTAGAAATGAAGTAATGCATTTTAGTCCAGAAGAGATGAAAGAAGATGATTTAGCCGAATTAAGAAGAATTCAACGCTTCATTCAACAGATAATGGAAAACATTTAA
- a CDS encoding helix-turn-helix domain-containing protein: MKTIDKLEAEIVDRIYKLFLEKYTGNKSAFAKASNCTETTVRRVLRKEQGITINLLIRMAKALDTTSSELLKDLYIKDEE, from the coding sequence ATGAAGACGATTGATAAATTAGAAGCAGAAATAGTCGATAGAATTTATAAGCTTTTCCTTGAAAAATACACAGGAAACAAGAGTGCTTTTGCAAAAGCAAGTAATTGTACTGAGACCACTGTACGAAGAGTTTTAAGAAAAGAGCAAGGTATCACTATAAATCTTCTCATTAGAATGGCAAAAGCGCTTGATACAACTTCAAGTGAACTTTTGAAGGATTTGTATATTAAAGACGAGGAATAA
- a CDS encoding YqaE/Pmp3 family membrane protein: protein MTLIAIFFPFASFFLRGRILTSIICLILQITLIGWIPAAIWAVISLQNSRADKRNKELIKAMRTKS, encoded by the coding sequence ATGACGCTGATTGCAATTTTCTTTCCCTTTGCTTCTTTCTTTTTGAGAGGAAGAATCTTAACTTCAATTATTTGTCTAATTCTGCAGATAACTTTAATTGGCTGGATTCCGGCTGCAATCTGGGCTGTAATTTCTTTACAGAATTCAAGAGCCGACAAACGTAATAAGGAACTAATTAAAGCGATGAGAACTAAATCGTAA
- a CDS encoding DUF5995 family protein, which yields MSMKQATNINEVIQYLDEIIAKSIDDKSNLGLFATLYREVTVRVKEGILAGSFQNGERMEKLDVIFANRYIKAYYEYQAKEKTSECWEFAFKQAERFWPIVLQHLLLGMNAHINLDLGIASAEVSTVEDIEDLKHDFDQINVILSSLVGGVEKCLVKIWPTLAWILKCTGKIDTFCIDFSMETARNGAWKFATEFVAVPQNEREASIEQRDKKIAEIGRLVSNPGYLMSAVFKFIRIFERGTIADKIRDMQIAEQNNTACMAAA from the coding sequence ATGAGTATGAAACAAGCCACAAACATCAACGAGGTAATACAGTACCTGGATGAAATAATAGCAAAATCAATAGATGATAAAAGTAATCTGGGTTTATTTGCCACGCTGTACCGCGAAGTTACGGTAAGGGTAAAAGAAGGTATTCTGGCGGGTTCTTTCCAGAATGGGGAACGAATGGAAAAGCTGGATGTTATTTTTGCCAATCGGTACATAAAAGCCTATTATGAATATCAGGCCAAAGAAAAAACATCTGAATGCTGGGAATTTGCCTTTAAACAAGCCGAAAGATTCTGGCCGATAGTCCTGCAGCATTTACTCCTTGGTATGAATGCACACATTAATCTCGATCTGGGGATAGCCTCGGCAGAAGTAAGCACAGTTGAAGATATCGAAGATTTAAAACATGATTTTGACCAGATCAATGTTATTCTGAGCAGTTTGGTAGGCGGCGTCGAAAAATGTCTTGTAAAAATCTGGCCTACGCTGGCGTGGATATTAAAATGTACAGGCAAAATAGACACTTTTTGTATTGATTTCAGTATGGAAACGGCAAGAAACGGCGCCTGGAAATTCGCCACCGAATTTGTAGCGGTTCCGCAAAACGAAAGGGAAGCTTCCATTGAGCAGAGAGATAAAAAAATAGCAGAAATAGGACGATTGGTTTCAAACCCGGGTTATTTGATGAGTGCCGTTTTCAAATTCATCCGTATATTCGAAAGAGGAACCATAGCCGACAAGATAAGGGATATGCAAATAGCCGAACAAAATAATACTGCATGTATGGCTGCGGCGTGA
- a CDS encoding GreA/GreB family elongation factor yields the protein MSQNIILTTGTYDLIKDHIRRKKVTPQEEELLLSQLKNASQVLRKNLPEDIVSINRRVTYKDHVKNEEKTIVLVGPDKVKVSKNKISVLSDEGIAMIGYKEGDLIEWPAKKGNLKLEILKVAEMA from the coding sequence ATGTCACAAAATATAATATTAACAACAGGAACCTACGATTTAATTAAAGATCATATACGAAGAAAAAAAGTAACACCGCAAGAGGAAGAATTACTGCTGAGTCAGTTAAAAAATGCTTCTCAGGTACTGAGAAAAAACCTTCCGGAAGACATCGTTTCGATAAACCGAAGAGTAACATATAAAGACCACGTAAAAAACGAAGAAAAAACAATTGTTCTCGTTGGTCCGGATAAAGTAAAAGTGAGCAAAAATAAGATTTCGGTTCTTTCAGACGAAGGAATTGCAATGATAGGGTACAAAGAAGGTGACCTTATCGAATGGCCTGCCAAAAAAGGCAATCTGAAACTCGAAATTTTAAAAGTAGCAGAGATGGCGTAA
- a CDS encoding SRPBCC family protein, with translation MENFDWTSFTKKIAVKAKLSDIYNAWTTANGLENWFLEKASFFNTDEELNKNQNAADGNTYKWFWYLYDEPMLGKITSVNGKDHLQFTFEGSCLVDVKLKETSDYTILELRQHDIPTDDYSKENFRLACSNGWHFYLTNLKSVYEGGLDLRNKDSELDRMLNN, from the coding sequence ATGGAAAACTTCGACTGGACTTCTTTCACAAAAAAAATAGCCGTTAAAGCTAAACTTTCGGACATTTATAATGCCTGGACAACAGCAAATGGGTTAGAAAATTGGTTTCTTGAAAAAGCGTCTTTCTTTAATACCGATGAGGAACTGAACAAAAACCAAAACGCCGCAGATGGCAATACATACAAATGGTTTTGGTATTTGTATGATGAACCAATGCTGGGAAAAATTACTTCTGTTAACGGAAAAGATCATCTTCAGTTTACTTTTGAAGGAAGCTGTCTGGTCGATGTAAAACTAAAAGAAACAAGCGATTACACAATTCTGGAACTTCGGCAGCATGATATCCCGACAGACGATTATTCTAAAGAAAATTTTAGGCTGGCGTGTTCAAACGGCTGGCATTTTTATCTAACGAATCTTAAATCAGTCTACGAAGGCGGATTGGATTTACGAAATAAAGACAGCGAACTGGATCGTATGCTTAATAATTAG
- a CDS encoding PhzF family phenazine biosynthesis protein, with translation MKTYFVDSFTNEKFKGNPAAVCLPDIELDAESMQHIAAEIGFSETAFIKQIKDNTYSIRFFSPKTEIPLCGHATLASSKILFSTTLFDSIKFINCNDVELFIEKETDKIKMQFPVYDLEETEVPQKLLDALGISEIIEKKYSPNNKIILIEIESADDLANLKPDFTALLNSHTGINGVLVTAVSNNENFDFHYRYFWPWAGTDEDPVTGGIQTFLTKYWALKLNKTKLNAFQSSLRTGTMITELVQDKVYILGEAVIVLEGTFIL, from the coding sequence ATGAAAACGTATTTTGTTGACTCTTTTACAAACGAAAAATTTAAAGGAAATCCCGCCGCAGTCTGTCTTCCTGACATAGAATTAGATGCAGAAAGTATGCAGCATATTGCGGCAGAAATTGGCTTTTCTGAAACTGCATTTATTAAACAAATAAAAGATAATACATACAGCATCCGGTTTTTTAGTCCAAAAACTGAAATTCCATTATGCGGTCATGCGACACTGGCTTCGTCTAAAATTCTTTTCAGTACAACTTTATTTGACAGTATTAAATTTATTAATTGCAATGATGTTGAGTTGTTTATTGAAAAAGAAACAGATAAAATCAAAATGCAATTTCCGGTTTACGATCTTGAAGAAACCGAAGTTCCTCAAAAATTGCTGGATGCGCTTGGAATTTCTGAAATTATAGAAAAAAAGTACAGTCCAAACAATAAAATAATTTTAATTGAAATTGAAAGCGCCGATGATCTGGCAAATTTAAAACCAGATTTTACTGCCTTACTAAATTCACATACCGGAATAAACGGAGTTTTGGTTACTGCTGTTTCTAACAACGAAAATTTTGATTTTCATTATCGCTATTTTTGGCCGTGGGCAGGCACTGATGAAGATCCTGTAACAGGAGGAATTCAAACATTTTTGACTAAATATTGGGCTTTAAAGCTAAACAAAACAAAATTAAATGCTTTTCAATCTTCCTTAAGAACCGGAACCATGATTACAGAGCTTGTACAAGATAAGGTCTACATACTGGGGGAAGCCGTAATTGTTTTAGAAGGTACTTTTATTTTATAA
- a CDS encoding carboxypeptidase regulatory-like domain-containing protein translates to MSQFYPLNSVKISRILFLFLAIIGMSLSSCSSDDAPQAPPVTVPTTGSVSGFVQAEGVVVNGAVVTLKQDGQTDKTVTTGADGIFKFTTIPTGKISLVAAYANYITKTTPAVVSGGQDLQVTINISADESKVTAIPDAAFEKKLIDMGLDSGPINGSVPTYKISSVKNLSLNDSGIADVTGLQDFTALESFSCSNLYGSSVIKLKSIDISKNTALKSLNLATNEITTLDISKNLALESIDISGNSISTLDVTKHTNLKMLSCGDNKITTLDLSNNAALQDLYVSQLALTSIDVSKNPALRYFYINAVGLNTIDVSKNPALEVLYCIENNFQTIDVSNNSILRVLNIDKNKLTSLDLTKNAALTTVSCGRNEITSIDVTKCSELTTLVCNNNLLLNLDVSQNTKLLNLSCAYNVLGTLDCSKNPLLATKDGYYLICNNNVLTKLNLKSGNNKNFKGGNFLNNTSMLQIAVDDVAYSNEKWKDHKDPAATFVSSF, encoded by the coding sequence ATGAGCCAATTTTACCCTTTGAATTCTGTAAAAATCAGCAGAATATTATTTTTGTTTTTAGCAATTATCGGGATGAGTTTATCGTCTTGCAGCAGCGACGATGCCCCGCAGGCACCTCCTGTAACTGTTCCAACTACAGGAAGTGTTTCCGGATTTGTACAGGCAGAAGGCGTAGTGGTTAACGGAGCCGTAGTAACTTTAAAACAAGACGGACAAACTGATAAAACCGTAACAACAGGAGCAGACGGAATATTTAAATTCACGACTATCCCAACAGGAAAAATCAGCCTTGTGGCTGCTTATGCAAATTATATCACTAAAACTACTCCGGCCGTAGTATCAGGAGGCCAGGATCTTCAGGTAACGATAAACATATCTGCAGACGAATCGAAAGTGACAGCAATTCCTGATGCTGCTTTTGAGAAAAAACTAATCGATATGGGGCTTGATTCAGGACCAATAAACGGAAGTGTGCCAACCTATAAAATCAGTTCAGTTAAAAATTTAAGTCTTAATGACTCAGGAATAGCAGATGTAACAGGACTTCAGGATTTTACAGCTTTAGAATCATTCTCATGTTCAAATTTATATGGCAGCTCTGTTATAAAACTAAAATCTATTGACATTTCAAAAAACACAGCGCTTAAAAGCCTAAATTTAGCTACGAATGAAATTACCACTCTGGATATTTCAAAAAATCTGGCACTGGAATCAATCGATATCAGCGGAAATTCTATCAGCACTTTAGATGTTACAAAGCATACAAACCTTAAAATGTTGTCTTGCGGCGATAATAAAATTACAACACTTGATCTTTCAAATAATGCAGCATTGCAAGATTTGTACGTAAGCCAATTGGCACTTACAAGTATTGATGTTTCTAAGAACCCGGCACTGCGATATTTTTATATAAATGCTGTTGGATTGAATACAATCGATGTTTCAAAAAATCCGGCTTTAGAAGTTTTATACTGTATCGAAAATAACTTTCAAACTATTGATGTTTCAAACAATAGTATTTTAAGAGTTCTTAATATTGATAAAAACAAGCTGACTTCTTTGGATTTGACGAAAAATGCTGCTCTTACAACTGTTTCTTGTGGAAGAAATGAAATTACATCAATCGATGTTACTAAATGTTCAGAATTAACAACACTGGTATGCAATAATAATTTGCTGTTAAATTTAGATGTAAGCCAAAATACAAAATTACTTAATTTAAGCTGTGCTTATAATGTTCTTGGAACTTTGGATTGCTCTAAAAACCCGCTTTTGGCAACAAAGGATGGTTATTATTTAATTTGCAATAACAATGTTTTGACAAAACTAAATCTTAAATCAGGTAATAATAAAAACTTCAAAGGAGGTAACTTTTTAAACAATACTTCAATGCTTCAAATTGCAGTAGATGATGTTGCCTATTCAAATGAAAAATGGAAAGATCATAAAGATCCTGCCGCAACTTTTGTAAGTTCATTCTAA